The genomic region TCTTCAAATGGAGTGCCTGGTTCAATTCCAGATAATGGATCTCCTTCTTCTGGATCGTATATGTAACCACAAACTGTACAAATGTACTTGTCCATGTTTAAACCTCCAGTTTAATTGAATCTCAATTTATATTATAGATTTTCCATGAATCTAATTTTACAATCGCCTTCATGATGCATAAATAGGGATGAGTGAAGGTGTATCCTTTACTCTAAACCTGATTTTACCAGCGCCGCAGCTTGGACAACGCCATAAGTCAGGTAGATCTTCAAATGGAGTACCTGGTGCTACTTTTTTTCGAGGTTCACCTTTTTCAGGGTCGTATATGTATCCACAAACACTGCAATAATACCTTTTTAGCATGGGTTTCACCTATCTTATATTTTAAGATTTTTCAAGTTTTATTAACTTTATTTTGTATTTCTATATTAATAAATCTTGCAGAACTTGCAGGTTA from Methanobacterium sp. harbors:
- a CDS encoding rubredoxin, coding for MDKYICTVCGYIYDPEEGDPLSGIEPGTPFEDLPDEWVCPMCGVGKDQFEPVD
- a CDS encoding rubredoxin gives rise to the protein MLKRYYCSVCGYIYDPEKGEPRKKVAPGTPFEDLPDLWRCPSCGAGKIRFRVKDTPSLIPIYAS